Proteins encoded by one window of Dermochelys coriacea isolate rDerCor1 chromosome 13, rDerCor1.pri.v4, whole genome shotgun sequence:
- the LOC119842225 gene encoding WAP four-disulfide core domain protein 2-like isoform X2, which produces MVKSSSIVLLVGLLALWAKLSSASGHNITKKEGVCPDIVVEAANCTEECQTDSDCEENLKCCQTGCGWSCQIPNVKPGSCPVVPGGIPLLGLCRNQCKVDSHCPGIMKCCMNGCRKQACVRPNV; this is translated from the exons ATGGTGAAGTCCAGCAGCATTGTCCTCCTCGTGGGGCTCTTGGCTCTCTGGGCCAAGCTGTCGTCAGCATCTGGCCACAACATTACAA AGAAAGAGGGCGTGTGCCCAGACATAGTGGTGGAGGCGGCTAACTGCACGGAGGAATGCCAGACTGACAGCGACTGCGAGGAGAACCTCAAGTGCTGCCAGACaggctgcggctggtcctgtcagatCCCCAACG TGAAACCTGGCTCGTGCCCAGTGGTGCCAGGTGGAATCCCCTTACTGGGTCTGTGCAGGAACCAATGCAAAGTGGATTCGCATTGCCCAGGGATCATGAAGTGCTGCATGAACGGCTGTCGCAAACAGGCGTGTGTCCGCCCAAATGTTTAA